The Lycium barbarum isolate Lr01 chromosome 12, ASM1917538v2, whole genome shotgun sequence genome includes a region encoding these proteins:
- the LOC132622289 gene encoding probable xyloglucan galactosyltransferase GT17 — MWRKNHHKIITKEKDEEYGLGKKQITSLKDIQLHLKVLVLFATSFMIWFLFLLGFSPKRISNPIQECKENFSVYIYNLPSKYNFDLLRDCSSLNIYTDMCPHVTNNGLGKPLPEMGPSWFTTHQLIAELIIHARIQNHPCRTKDADKSTLFYVPFYGGLHASSKFREPNYTVRDSLAVEFVEYIQEQKWWKKSSGRDHFMAFGRTAWDFMRTDEVPDFGANKLLNMSPVQNMSVLLVERHPWEGRNQYGIPYPSYFHPSTSSEMLEWQNNMSYMDRIHLFSFVGAPRTGKKKVVARDRVIKQCEESRKCLILKCGHGPSKCHKPKEVLKVMMRSNFCLQVLGDSYTRRSTFDSMLAGCIPVFFSNHTAYSQYQWFLPSDPTTYSVYFDLERNHSIRIEEELLKIPVEEVERMRRTVIELIPRLTYAHPNSTSYGFRDAVDVSLKALSDHVSSLLKAS; from the exons ATGTGGAGAAAAAATCATCACAAAATTATTACaaaagagaaagatgaagaatacGGATTAGGAAAGAAACAAATTACCTCTCTGAAAGATATTCAACTCCATTTGAAAGTCCTTGTACTTTTTGCAACTTCCTTCATGATTTGGTTTCTTTTCCTCCTAGGTTTTTCACCCAAAAGAATATCAAATCCCATCCAAGAATGCAAAGAAAATTTCTCTGTCTACATTTACAACTTGCCTTCCAAGTACAATTTTGATCTGTTGAGAGATTGTAGTAGTTTGAATATCTACACAGATATGTGCCCTCATGTTACAAATAATGGCCTAGGAAAACCACTCCCTGAAATGGGCCCTAGTTGGTTTACCACTCATCAACTTATCGCTGAATTGATAATTCATGCTCGAATCCAGAACCATCCCTGTCGTACAAAGGACGCAGATAAATCAACTCTGTTTTATGTTCCTTTCTACGGGGGCCTCCATGCCTCGAGCAAGTTCCGCGAGCCAAATTACACCGTCCGTGATTCGTTGGCTGTGGAATTTGTGGAGTATATACAAGAGCAGAAGTGGTGGAAGAAAAGTAGTG GTAGAGACCATTTCATGGCTTTTGGAAGAACTGCTTGGGATTTCATGAGGACTGATGAAGTTCCTGATTTCGGTGCTAACAAGTTATTGAACATGTCCCCCGTGCAGAATATGTCGGTACTTTTGGTGGAAAGACATCCTTGGGAAGGCCGTAATCAATATGGAATTCCTTACCCATCGTATTTCCATCCATCAACATCGTCTGAGATGCTTGAATGGCAAAATAATATGAGTTATATGGATAGGATTCATTTGTTTTCATTTGTTGGGGCTCCGCGAACAGGAAAGAAAAAAGTTGTCGCGAGAGACAGAGTGATAAAACAGTGCGAGGAGTCAAGGAAATGTTTGATCTTAAAATGTGGACATGGACCAAGTAAGTGTCACAAACCGAAAGAAGTTCTTAAAGTGATGATGAGATCCAATTTTTGCTTGCAAGTGTTAGGTGATTCCTACACTCGACGTTCTACCTTTGATTCCATGCTCGCTGGATGTATCCCCGTGTTCTTCTCAAATCACACGGCGTATTCACAATACCAATGGTTTTTACCTTCCGATCCTACTACATATTCCGTTTACTTTGATTTAGAACGAAACCATAGCATAAGAATTGAGGAGGAGCTTCTCAAAATTCCAGTGGAGGAAGTAGAAAGAATGAGACGGACTGTCATAGAATTAATCCCAAGATTAACGTATGCACACCCTAATTCTACTTCATACGGATTTAGGGATGCTGTTGATGTTTCCCTTAAAGCATTGTCCGATCACGTTAGCTCATTGTTAAAAGCTAGCTAG